The region AGGTGTTAGGCGATTTTGGTCATTGGTAATGGTGATcttatttttgttgcctgtacctTTGTCTTCAGCCGTCACGCGAAGAATGCCATTCACATCTATCTCAAAGGTGACTTCAATCTGTGGAACCCCACGAGGAGCAGGAGGAATTCCCGTCAGATCAAAAGTTCCCAGAAGGTGATTGTCTTTCGTCAGGGGTCGTTCACCTAGAAGTTAAACACAAAAAACTTATTAGTTATTACTGACAAATACCAGTACACCTGGATCCCCACATCTCAGTCTATTAGACCCTACAGTGAGTGGCAAGGGCACTCCACTCGGTTACAAGTGGGTCAGTATTCACCTGTAAGTAGCAGCAAATAGGACTAAGAGTGAGTTAAGTCACCAACTCTAAATTGAATTTCATCTACTTTATAGCATTATGAACCCTTTTCTTGTTACTGTATTCTAAGAGCCAGCTCATAAGTTATTTTTAATGGGAAAGGGTGCTATATTAGAACTGGATTTTAGTACTGACTCCACCAAATTCAACACTAGTCAAATTAGGCACACCCATCTGAAAATAGCAGGCATCTCTTTCCTAGTCATTTCAATAGAGCATTTTAAGCAAGATATCATGCTCTTCAAAAACATACTACGGTATTAACAAATGTAAGCAATTACCTTCATAGACCTTGATTGTAACAGTTGGTTGATTATCAGAAGCTGTAGAAAAGATCTGAGACTTCTTGGTGGGCACCACAGTGTTCCTTGGAATCAGTTTGGTCATGACGCCTCCCACAGTTTCAATACCAAGTGTAAGGGGACATACATCCAGCAGTACCAGATCACCTGCAAAGGCAAGTTAACAGAAATAAGTTCAAATTCAAGAGTCCTAAGAGCACCATCACGCAGTCTCCCCCTGAACAGTGTAACTTTATCTTCTCCCTTTGGCCATTTGGTTAGGTTCTACACAAAACCATTTTCAAAGCAGAGGACCTTGAGATTGTGCCAGTCTTATTCTCACTGTCCCCTTTACTAGGTGTGTGACTTCGTTGCTCGTATTCTATTACTTTCTAAAGCAATAGCTACTGACACTCCTCCCATTCAGCTACTGAAGCACCATGGAAGATGCTGTGATGCCAGTCTACCTGTATCTTGATCACCAGAGAGAACACCAGCCTGAACAGCAGCACCATATGCTACAGCCTCATCTGGGTTTATGCCACGGGATGGCTCCTTGCCATTGAAGAACTCTTTAACCAGTTGTTGAATCTTTGGGATTCGAGTAGAGCCACCGACAAGAACAATTTCATCAATATCAGACTTCTTTAAATCAGAATCTTCCAGCACTTTCTGGACAGGCTTCATGGTAGAACGGAACAGGTCCTAGAATAAGAGAATTACTGTGATGATGCCTGTACCGCTTGATGTTGTCTACACATTAACGGTCATGAACTCAAGAGAGTCGAACTAGAGCTCaccagcaaaggaaaaaaacaaggaaCATACCATGTTTAGCTCTTCAAACTTGGCCCGAGTCAGGGtctcagagaagtcttctccttCATAGAAAGACTCAATCTCAATTCTTGCTTGATGTTGAGAAGACAGGGCCCGTTTGGCCTTTTCTACCTCACGCCGGAGTTTCTGCACTGCTCTGTTGTCTTTCCTAACATCTTTGCCAGTCTTCTTTTTGTAGAGCTTGATGAAGTGCTCCATGACACGCTGGTCAAAGTCTTCTCCACCCAGATGAGTATCTCCATTAGTGGCCACAACTTCAAAGACACCATTATCAATGGTTAGAAGAGACACATCGAAGGTTCCACCACCCAGATCAAACACCAGGATGTTCTTCTCCCCTTCCCTCTTGTCCAGGCCATAAGCAATAGCAGCTGCTGTACTgttaggaagaaaagaaagaaaaaaaagcttaaatttatatttccctttttTGGCATATATACCGTATCTTTGAATTTAACACTTACGGCTCATTGATTATCCTCATAACATTCAATCCAGCAATAGTTCCAGCATCTTTGGTTGCCTGGCGTTGAGCATCATTGAAATAGGCTGGTACAGTAACTACTGCATGGGTAACCTCGAAGGATAACAAAAGTTAATTAAGTATTTTATCACATGATTTAACCCTTTAGTCAAACCATCACTTTAATTTCTAAACCAGTTTCTTTGTAAGATGGATGTAGTACATGTAATTTTATATCCATGGATTC is a window of Manis pentadactyla isolate mManPen7 chromosome 3, mManPen7.hap1, whole genome shotgun sequence DNA encoding:
- the HSPA5 gene encoding endoplasmic reticulum chaperone BiP, with amino-acid sequence MKLSLVAAVLLLLGAARAEDDDKKEDVGTVVGIDLGTTYSCVGVFKNGRVEIIANDQGNRITPSYVAFTPEGERLIGDAAKNQLTSNPENTVFDAKRLIGRTWNDPSVQQDIKFLPFKVVEKKTKPYIQVDIGGGQTKTFAPEEISAMVLTKMKETAEAYLGKKVTHAVVTVPAYFNDAQRQATKDAGTIAGLNVMRIINEPTAAAIAYGLDKREGEKNILVFDLGGGTFDVSLLTIDNGVFEVVATNGDTHLGGEDFDQRVMEHFIKLYKKKTGKDVRKDNRAVQKLRREVEKAKRALSSQHQARIEIESFYEGEDFSETLTRAKFEELNMDLFRSTMKPVQKVLEDSDLKKSDIDEIVLVGGSTRIPKIQQLVKEFFNGKEPSRGINPDEAVAYGAAVQAGVLSGDQDTGDLVLLDVCPLTLGIETVGGVMTKLIPRNTVVPTKKSQIFSTASDNQPTVTIKVYEGERPLTKDNHLLGTFDLTGIPPAPRGVPQIEVTFEIDVNGILRVTAEDKGTGNKNKITITNDQNRLTPEEIERMVNDAEKFAEEDKKLKERIDTRNELESYAYSLKNQIGDKEKLGGKLSSEDKETMEKAVEEKIEWLESHQDADIEDFKAKKKELEEIVQPIISKLYGSAGPPPTGDEEAADKDEL